GCGATGCCTGGGTGGAAGGCGCCCAGGGACGTTTCTGGGGCAGGTTCGGCGCGGCCGGTGTCCTTGCCTACGATCCGGACAAGGGGGTACTCCTGCAGCACCGCGCGGCCTGGAGCCACAACGGCGGAACCTGGGGATTGCCCGGCGGCGCGCTGCATCAAGGCGAGGACGCCGTCACGGGTGCGCTCCGGGAAGCGCACGAGGAGGCCGCCGTCCCCGCCAAGGATGTAAGCATCCTGTTCACTTCTGTCCTGGACGTCGGCTACTGGTCCTACACCACCGTGGTCCTGCTGGTCCGGAAGCCCTTTGATCCCGTCATCAGCGATCCGGAGAGCATTGAGCTGCGGTGGGTTCCGCTGTCAGAAGTGGAAAGCAACGAACTGCATCCCGGTTTCGCAGCCGCATGGCCTGAACTGCGCCAGCGGATGCTGGACCTCGCGGAAGGCGGGATCGCGCGGGCTACGGGGCCGGGAAATAACCGTCAGTAGTCCTTGCCGTACTCCGCGCTAACAAGGATGGGCAGGTGGTCCGACTCACCGCGCGGCAGGGTTTCCACGCTTTCAATATCCAGGCCCAGCGACGTGGCGAAGTCGAAGTGCCCCTTGAATACCTTGTACCGGGTGTAAGTGCGGCGGTCGCTGAGTGACAGCGAGTAGCCGGAGTTCTTCATGTGTTCATCGAGGCTCTTGGTGAAGAACGGGTAGTTGAAATCCCCGACCATGAGCGTCATGAGGCCGCTTCCCATGGTCAGCAGTTCTGCGTGGGCGGCATGGATCTGTTTCCGCCTCAGCGAGTTGGAAGCGGTCAGTGGTGCGGCATGGAAGGATCCGATCACCAGCTCGTGCTGCGTTTCGTTGTCCATCACCCGGGTTCCGATGAGGCGTTCGTGGGCCGGGGCGAGCACCCTGTCATGAAGCGACTTCTTCAGGGCGAAGGACTGGGTATCCATGGCCGTAAAGCGGCTGGTGCGGTAATAGATGGCCAGGCCCAGGCGGTTTCCCTTGGTAGTGTCCGCAAGATGCAGCGGTCCCAGGGTCTCCGGCAGGTCGCTGGAGTCCACTTCCTGAAGGCACAGGGCGTCGATTTCGAAATTCTGGGCAAGTGCAAGGAGTTCACCGCTCGCCTTGTGCTTGCGAAGGTTGTAGCTGATGACGCGCATCGGTTGAGCACCTCTTCGGAGGGTTGCTGACAGGACCAGTTCCTGAGTCTACCCAGATAGCGGTCCCCGGGCTCCGACATTTCGCCGCGTCCGGAACAACGCGCCCCCCGCCGCCAACGGCTAGAGTTAATCCCGATTCACCCAAAACCGCAGGAGGGCCAACGTTGACCAAAGAACTGCCCGAACTTGCCGAAGGCAACTTCTACTACCAGTCGCTGGGCGGCGGCAGGTTCCGCTCCACTATCCACGCCCAGGGCGCCTGGAACGAACACGAACAGCACATGGCGCCGGCCTCGGGGCTGATGGTGGACAGCCTGGAACGGCACGAGCCCCGCGCTCACCTGCGGATGGCGCGCCTGAGCTTCGAGATCCTGGGCCTGATCCCGGGCGGGGAGTTCCACATCGAAACCGCCACCCTCCGTCCCGGCCGGACCATTGAGCTGTTGCAGGCGGACCTGGTGGCCCATGGCAGGGTGGCCATCCGGGCCACTGCCTGGCGGATGGTGACCAGCGACACCAGTGAGGTGGCCGCCGTCGAGGACACCGCCATACCCGGGCCGTACGAATGCAAACCCTACGACGGCGCCAGCGTCTGGCCCGGCGGCTACATCCGCTCAATTGAGATGAGGGTGGCGGAGGGCCACCGGCCGGGGGCCGGCAAGGTCTGGCTGCGGACTGAACACCCGCTCACGGATGACGCAGACAGCGGTGACCTGGCCCGCCTCATGGGCCTGGTGGACACGGCCAACGGGATCGCCGCACGGGTCCCTCCGGGCAAGGACAGTTACGCGTTCCCCAACCTTGACCTGCAGATCCACATGTACCGCCGGCCGGAGGGGGAATGGCTTGGACTGGACAACGCCGTATCCTTCGGAGCAGATGGCATTGGCCTGACCTCCACTGTCCTGCACGACCTGCAGGGACCGTTCGGGCGAGCCGAACAGATCCTGACACTGCGCAGATCCTGATACTGCGCAGATCCTGATACTGCGCAGATCCTGATACTGCGCAGATCCTGACACGTTTGCCATGAGAAGAAGGCGGCGTCCCGGACGACCAGGGCGTAACCTAGGGTGGGCCTGCCGGTCAGGCGGCCGGGACAGCGAGGAACTGCACCATGACCACAGGAGAGCTCACGAACATGCGTGACGCCGGGGCCGGACTTGGAACTCTGACTGTCGTGCGGCAGGAGCGCTCGCTGGGGGCGGCCCGGGACCTTGAGTTCGGGATTGAACTGCTGACGCAGGCAAAAACCGGCAGGATCGGCCCTACCCTGAGGCTGTACCGGCCGAAACCCACGGTGGCCTTCGGCCAGCGGGACGCCCGGCTGCCGGGATTCGATGCCGCCGCCCAAGCCTGCCGTGACCAGGGCTTTGAACCCCTGGTCCGCAAGGCCGGGGGTCGCGCCGCCGCCTACCACGAGGGCACGCTCGTGGTTGATCATGTGGAACCGCACGCGGACGCCATTGCCGGATCAAAGAGCCGGTTCGCCTTCTTTGGCGAACTGTTGGCAGTTGCCCTTCGCAGTGCCGGCGTGCAGGCTGCGGTCGGCGAAATTCCGGGGGAGTACTGCCCGGGGGAATTCAGTGTCCATGGCCTTGACCCCCGGGACGCTGCACACCGGGTGAAGCTCATCGGCACGGCCCAGCGCGTGGTGGCCGGGGGCTGGCTGTTCAGCTCTGTGATCGTGGTCGAGAATTCCGCTCCCATCCGCAGGGTATTGACGGACAGCTACGAAGCACTGGGCCTTGACTGGGATCCAGCGACCGCGGGAGCAGTCAATGATCTGGTGCCGGGGCTGGACGTCAAAGCGATCGAGGAGGCGCTGCTTGGCACTTATGCGGGTCAGGCCTCCCTGCGGTTCGCCGAATTCGGCAGCTATGCCGGCCGCGACGGGGAGGCCTAACCCGCTTGGGGCCTCGCCGTCACACTCAGCGAGGCTGACTCTGAGGCGTGACTCTTAGGCTGCCAGACGGGACTTGACCTCGGCTGCCGAGGGGTTGGTGGCGGCGGTGCCGTCGGGGAAAAGCACGGTGGGAACAGTCCGGTTGCCGCCGTTGATCTGCTCCACGAGTTCGGCGGTCCCATCAACTTCCTCGATGTTGATTTCCGTGTAACCGATGCCCTGCGCGTCCAACTGCTTCTTGAGCCGGTTGCAGTAGCCGCACCAGGTAGTGGAAAACATGGTGATGGTGCCGGATTCGGGAGTAAAGTCCACGGAGCTCTCCTACGTGTTGAGGGTGTTTGTTCCCCACAACGGTATCCTGCCGGGCAGTATTCCCCGGATCCGCGCCGGCATTTAACATCGGATGACACCACTTGAAGGCCAATGGCATGCTGGAGCCATGTGTGGACGCTATGTTATGGCACGGGCCGTGGGGGACCTGCTTGCTGAGTTTGATGCCCGGCTGGAGGAAGAGGTGGACATTCCGCCGTCCTGGAATGTGGCTCCCACCGATGATGTGCCGATTGTCCTGGAGCGGCTGATCGACGACGCGACCGTGCGGCAGCTGCACGTGGCCCGGTGGGGGCTGGTTCCGTCCTGGGCCAAGGATCCGGGCATCGGGGCCAGGATGATCAACGCGCGGAGTGAGAGCGTCCTGGAAAAGCCGGCATTCCGTAAGGCCGTCCAGTCGCGGAGATGCGCGGTCCCGGCGGATGGCTACTACGAATGGAAGCAGGGGGCAGACAAGAGCAAGCAGCCCTACTATGTCCGCCCGGCCGAAGGGAGCGGGCTGGTTTTCGCCGGCCTCTACGAATGGTGGAAAGACCCGTCCAAGGCAGAGGGGGATCCCGGCCGCTGGATGCTTTCCACTTCCATCCTGACGGCGGACACTCCGCCCCCGGGAGCGGAATCCACCATTTTTGGCCAGCTGACGGCACTGCACGACCGTGTGCCGCTGCCTATGGACCGGGCCACGATGGAGCACTGGCTGGATCCGGAGGCCGACGATGCGCCCGCCCTGGTGGAGCTGGTCCGGGCCGGCGTGAAGGACGTTGCCGCGGCGTGGCGAGTCGATTCCGTGGGCAAAGAGGTGGGGAACGTACGCAACAACTCACCCCAACTGATCCGGCCGGTCGAAGCGCTGTTCTGAGGAGTCCCGTTCTGTGACCGGGTGATGGCAGAGGTTCCTGACCCCTAGACGGTGACCTTGCCGTCGTCGTCCACTGTCCAGGTGGGGTTGTAGGCAACCTCCCAGCGGAAGCCGTCCGGATCAGCGAAATAGCCGCTGTACCCGCCCCAGGGCTGGGTGACGGGCGCAGCAACGATGGCCGCCCCGGCCGCAGCGGCGTCCGCCATCACCTGGTCCACCTCATCGGTGCTGCCAAGGTTATGGCTGAGGGTGATGCAGGGTACGCCACCCGGAGCGTCAACGTCCGCCTCCGCCTGCATCTGGCCGGCGTCCCAGAGGGAGAGAATCAAGCCGTGGTTGACCTGGATGAACACCACATCGCCGGGAAATTCGCGGTGGACGGGCCAGCCAAGCCCCTCAGCGTAGAAGCGGCGGGAAGCGGCAACGCTGCGTACACCTAATGAGATGAAGTCGACTCTGGGCTGCATGCTTCGATACTGTCAGAAGATGGCGACAATTCAAGGAAACGACAGAGACGCCCTGGCAGACAAAGAACAACTGGCTGCAGTGCGGATCGCGGTCGACGAGGTGGACGACCAGATCGTCACTCTCATTGCCCGGCGTGAACGGTTGATCCGGATCGCCGGGACCCTTAAGGGAGACGACGCGGAAGTCCGTGCTCCCGGCCGGGTCGAGAGGATTATCGAGCATGTCCGGTCGGCTGCGGAAAAGAAGGACATCGATCCGGACATCGTAGAGTCCACCTACCGGGCCATGATCTCAGGCTTCATCGAACTCGAGCTCAAGGTCCACAACGAGAACAGCTGAGCAGTAGCGCTCTTCCCTCTTTATAGAGCTTCCTCGACGGCGACGCCGGCCTGGAATTCCCGGCCGTCGGCCTCGCTGAAGGCTGACATGATATGGCCCTTGCCCAGCCCGTGGATGGCTGCTGCCGGGAAGTTGCCTGTAATGGTGTTGCCGGAGTGCGAGACCCCGCTGAGATCGTAGTTTTCTTCGGTGCCCTGTTCGTGACTGAACGAGTAGAAGGCAATAGCTTCCCCGTTCATGAACTCGATGCCCAGACGTCTCTGTGATGAATAGTCGGGACTGGCTGCCACAAGCCCCACCACGTATGCACCGGATCCCGGGATGTTGCCGTCGATATCGAAGGTGGCCACCAGCGTTGAGTCCAGGGCCTTGATGCTTACGTGCTTGAGGAGTGCGTCATGGGTACTCATGGCACAATCCTGCTCCCTGCCGTCCCGTCCGTCCACCCCCTTCTAGGTTTTGTCAGGGCACCGGCGTAGACTGGAATCGTTCGAATATGTATTCGAAGGGCCGGTATTTTGAAGGCCGTCAGCAATGAATTCCATAAGGGTTCAGTTCAGTTCGGGAGGCGCCCATGGGCATGTTCAGCGAGTCAGTTGACGTCGTCTGCACCGCTGCCGGGGAGCCTCAGGAGCTTCAATGGGCAGGACGGCGCTATACGGTATGCGCTGATCCGGTTCGGTGGTACGAACGCCGGCAATGGTGGGTAGAGGAAAGCCGCGCACCCCTGGGAAGCGGGCCCGGGCTGGTGGACCACGAGATCTGGCGCGTCCAGGTACGCGCCTCGGATCGCCCCCAGGGTTCCGACGCCGCCACAGGCGAGCTCACCCTTGACCTGACCCGGCACATCGGCAGTGGCCGCTGGAGGCTCCTGCGGATCCATGACGCACTCCACCCCCGAACAGCATGACTTTCACGCACCTCCACGTATCTACTGCCTTCAGCGCCCATTACGGCGTTTCCTGGCCGGACGAGCTTGCCCAGGTTGCCGCCGCGGATGGCGCTACTGCGCTCGCATGCACGGACAGGGACGGGCTCTACGGCACCATCAAACACCTCAAAGCCTGCATGGCTGCCGGAATAGACCCCATTGTGGGGGTTGACCTTGCGGTCTTCGACGACGACGGCGACCAACGAACCCAACTTGCCGGCCGGGTAGTCGTGCTCGCCCGCGGAAACAACCAGGGAGCCGGATACCGTGCCCTGTGCCGGCTGGTATCGGACGCCCATGCCCGCACCTCCGGTAAGGCCGGGGGAGCGGTTCCCGTGGCTATCACCCGGGCCGAACTTGCATCCCGGACCCTTGATCCACGGACCCTTAAGCCGGTATTGACCGTCCTGATAGGACCCGATTCCGACGTCGGACTGGCCCTGGGCGGACGGCGCTACCTGCGTCCCCGCACCCTTTTCAAACGCTGGCTCGATGCCATGCCGGCAGGGACTGTGGTGGCTGAAATTGTCTCCCAGCTCAGCGCGCCCGGCGCGCCCCTGAGCACAGCCCATGCAGTCCGCATGCTTAAACTCGCGGAAGAACACGGGGTCCCTGCCGTGCTCACCAATGCTGCCCGGTACTGCGCCGAGGACGGCGCCGCAACGGCAGACGTGCTGGACTCAGCCCGGACGCTGAAGTCGCTTCCGGAACTTGCCGCCGAGCCCCTGCTCCAGCCAAACGGCCAGGGCTGGTTGAAATCAGCCGGTCAGATGCTCCAACTGGGCAAGGAAATCATCAGTGCCGCAGGGTATGGTGCCGCCGATCTTAAACAGCTGATGGCCCAGACCGAGGTGCTCGCTGACCTTTGCAGGATTGATCCAGTGGCGGACATGGGCTGGAAACAACCGGTTGTCCCTGAAGCCTCAGTGATCGGCATCAGCCAGGACCCTGATATTGAACTGGTGCAGCGCTGCGAGGCCGGCATTGCCAGGCGGTTCCCGGGTATATCCGGTACCGCCGAAAAGGACATGCGCCAGCGCCTCACCCATGAACTGGGTATCATCCAGAACCTTGGATTCTCCTCCTACTTCCTCACGGTGGCGGAAGTTTCCAGGATGATCATTGACATGGGGGTCCGCGTCGCCGCCCGTGGTTCCGGCGCTTCCAGCCTGGTCAATTACCTGATCGATATCAGCCAGGTGAACCCCCTGCAGCACGACCTTGTTTTCGAACGGTTCCTGTCCCGGGACCGGGCCACTTTGCCCGATATTGACCTTGATGTTGAAAGCGCAGAACGCCATAACGTCTACCGGAGGATCTTTGACCGGTTCGGCGCCGAGCGGGTCACGCTCATGAGTATGCAGAACGGCTACCGCGCCCGCGGCGCCGTCCGGGACGCCGGGATGGCTTTGGGCATGGATCAGGGCGATGTGGGGGAAATCGCGAAGCAACTGTGGCGTTTTTCTGCCCGAAAGTTCCGGGAGGCAATGGCGGAAAAGCCTGAGCTGAGGGAGTTCGCCGGGCGGGTGGAACAACGGGAGTTTACAGAAAACCAGCAGCTGGACCTGCTCGTGGACCTTACTGAACGCCTTGACCGGCTTCCGCGGCACATATCCATGCACCCCTGCGGGGTGATCCTGGGCGATGCGACCCTGCTTGACCGGACCCCTGTCCAGCCGAGCGGACTGGGGCTGCCTATGAGCCAGTTCGACAAGCACGACATGGATCCCATGGGCATGCTCAAGCTCGATGTCCTGGGGGTCCGGATGCAGAGTGCCATGGCCTTTGCTGTCAGGGAAGTCATCCGGATCCACTCCTCCAAAGCGGAAGTGGTCGCCGCGGGTGCACACCCCACAGGCCCTGATGGCACCGGGCCGGACTATATCGCCGAGAATGGGCATATCGAGTTGAATGCCGTGCCCCTTGATGACGAACCAACCTATGAGCTCATCCGAAGCACTCACACCCTGGGCTGTTTCCAGATCGAATCCCCGGGCCAGCGTGAGCTGGTGGGCAAGATGGCACCCAGGGACTTCAATGACCTCATCATCGATATCTCGCTGTTCAGGCCGGGGCCCATGAAATCGGATATGGTGCGGCCATTCCTGGAACACCGGCACGGTTTCGCCCCGGAAGTTTATCCGCACCCTGACCTGAAACCCGTGCTTCAGGAAACGCATGGGGTCACCGTTTTCCATGAACAGATCCTGAAGACCTTCGACATCATGACAGGATGCGGCCTCGCCCGTGCTGACGAATTCCGCCGCATTCTGGGCAATGAGGAACGTGAGCCGCAAGTGGAGGAGTACTTCCGAAGGGAAGCCCGGATCAAGGGCTACGCCCCTGACGTGGTGGATAAGGTCTGGGGGACCCTGAAGTCCTTCGCCAGTTTTGGCTTCTGCAAGGCACACGGTGCGGCTTTTGCCGTGCCCACCTACCAGTCAGCCTGGCTCAAGGCGCACCATCCCGAAGCCTTCCTGGCGGGGTTATGGGAACACGATCCCGGGATGTATCCCAAGCGGCTCCTGGTGGCGGAAGCCCGCAGGCTCGGTATCCCGATCCTGCCCCTGGACATCAACCGCAGCCAGGCGGAATACCGGGTAGAACGGATCGCTGATGGAAAGGACCGCGGCAAACTGGGAATCAGGCTGAGCCTCAATGGGATATACGGCATGTCCGCTGCCGAGCTCAAACGCATTGTCTCCGGTCAGCCCTACGAATCGCTGGCGGATCTCCGCGACCGGTCAAGGCTCAGTAAGCCCAGCATCAAGAGGCTGGCCCAGCTGGGTGCCTTTGACTCACTCCACCGGGAATCCGGCGGCGCAGCCAACCGGGCGGACCTGGTCCAGCACCTGCAAAAGCTCCAGGCCACGGGAAGCACCAGGAAGGCCCCAGAGGTCATGGAAGGGCAGTTGGCATTGCCGCTGGGGGACGTGGAACTCCGGAACGTGAAGCCAGGCCTTCCCGCGCCCACCCTGGTGGACAATGTCAGGGCGGAACTTGACCTGATGGCCATTGACGCCAGCGGGCATCTGATGGACAGCCACCGTCCTATGCTGGACAGGCTCGGGGTCACCACTGCGGACAAGCTGCTTGGCCTGCGCAACGGCACCGAGGTGCTGGTTGCCGGGGTGCGCATCGCCACGCAGACGCCGCCCATGCGTGGCGGCCGCCGCGTGGTCTTCATCAGCATCGACGACGGCACAGGCTGCGTCGACTCGGTCTTCTTCCATGAGGCACAGGAACAGGCGGGAATGCTGCTGTTCGGAACGCGGCTGCTGCTCATCCGGGGCACCACGCGGCGTACCGGTCCCAGGGGAATCAGCCTGAGCGCCAACATGGCCTGGGACTTAAGCCGGATCGAAACGCTGCCCTTCCCGCAGTCCGCACCGGAGACTGCGGACGTTCCGCATCCGCTGGACGGGATCAGCCGGAGCCTGGCAATTACCGGAATGGGCAGCTGAACACGGCCCGGTCCCGTTGGTCGGCCCCCGGCGAAACCGATAGCATTGACGATGGCTGGCTGTGGTCCCCGTACGCCACAAGCTATGAAGCCTAAACTTTGAATAGGAGACACCCGTGTCAGATGCCCAGCAGATCACCCTCATCGTCGACGGCGAAGAGACCAAGGTGACTACCGGGACAACCGGTGCGGAACTCTTCTTTGAGCGCCGTGACGTCGTTGTGGCCCGCATTAACGGCGAGCTGAAGGACCTGGACCAGGAACTGCCTGAAGGTGCCGAGATCCAGGCCGTGACCATCGGTTCGCCTGACGGCCTGAACGTGCTCCGCCACTCCACGGCCCATGTCATGGCGCAGGCAGTGCAGCAACTGCGCCCGGACGCGAAGCTGGGAATCGGCCCGTACATCACGGACGGCTTCTACTTCGACTTCGATGTCGCAGCACCGTTTACCCCGGAGGACCTCAGGACCCTGGAAAAGATGATGCTCAAGATCGTCAACCAGAACCAGAAGTTCGTCCGCCGCGTGGTCAGCGAAGACGAAGCCCGCGAAGCCGTGAAGGACGAGCCCTACAAACTGGAACTGCTGGGCAAGAAGAACGAGGCCGCCGAAGCCGGTGAAGGAGTCAACGTCGAAGTCGGCGCCGGGGACATCACCATCTACGACAACGTGGACCGGAAAAGCGGCGACAGCGTCTGGTGCGATCTCTGCCGCGGCCCGCACCTGCCCAACACCAAACTCATTTCCAACGCCTTCGCGCTGACGCGTTCCTCCTCCGCCTACTGGCTGGGCAACCAGAAGAACCAGCAGCTGCAGCGGATTTACGGCACGGCCTGGCCCACCAAGGATGAGCTGAAGGCCTACCAGGAGCGCCTCGCAGAAGCAGAACGGCGGGACCACCGCAAGCTTGGCGTGGAACTGGACCTGTTTTCCTTCCCTGACGAGCTCGGTTCGGGATTGCCGGTATTCCACCCCAAGGGCGGCATCATCCGCAAGGAGATGGAGGACTACTCCCGCCAGCGCCACGTCGACGCCGGCTACGAGTTCGTCTACACACCCCACATCACCAAGGGCCACCTGTATGAGGTCTCGGGCCACCTTGACTGGTACAAGGACGGCATGTTCCCCCCGATGCGGGTGGATGAGGAACTCAACGCTGACGGTACTGTCCGCAAACCCGCGCAGGACTACTACCTCAAGCCGATGAACTGCCCGATGCACAACCTGATCTTCCGCTCCCGCGGACGGTCCTACCGGGAACTGCCCCTACGACTCTTCGAATTCGGGTCCGTCTACCGGTACGAAAAGTCCGGTGTGGTCCACGGGCTGACCAGGGTGCGTGGCATGACGCAGGACGATGCCCACATCTATTGCACGCGGGAGCAGATGAAGGATGAGCTCACTAAAACCCTGAACTTCGTCCTTGGGCTCCTGCAGGATTACGGCCTGAACGACTTCTACCTGGAGCTTTCCACCAAGGACCCGGAGAAGTATGTCGGGGAGGACGCCGCCTGGGAGGAAGCCACCAGGACCCTCGAGGAGGTGGCGCATGACTCCGGGCTGGAACTCGTGGCGGATCCGGGCGGAGCCGCGTTCTACGGGCCGAAGATTTCCGTGCAGGCCAAGGACGCCCTGGGCCGTACCTGGCAGATGTCCACCATCCAGCTGGACTTCAACCTCCCGGAACGGTTCGAACTGGAGTTCCAGGCTGCAGACGGTACCCGGCAGCGGCCTGTGATGATCCACCGTGCACTGTTCGGCTCCATCGAGCGGTTCATGGGCGTGCTCACCGAGCACTACGCCGGGGCGTTCCCGGCCTGGCTGGCCCCCGTACAGGTGGTGGGCATCCCCGTGGCCGAAACATTCAACGACTACGTGTTCGACGTCGTTGACCAGCTTAAGGCGGCGGGCATCCGCGCCGAGGTGGACACCAGCTCGGACAGGTTCCCCAAAAAGATCCGCACTGCAAGCAAGAACAAGATCCCGTTCGTCCTGATTGCAGGCGGCGACGACGCCGAGGCCGGCGCGGTGTCCTTCCGCTTCCGGGACGGCAGCCAGGACAACGGCGTGCCCGTGGCCGAGGCAGTCAAGCGGATCACAGAAGCCGTCCGCAACCGGACCAGCTAGCGGAACGGATATAGACACGGTGCAGGAGAACACAGGCGCAGGATATCCAGGCGATGCCGGCGTGACCGATGATTTCGATCTCGCGGGTGTCCCCGATGCCTTCCAGCGCCTGTGGACTCCGCACCGGATGGCCTACATCAAGGGCGGCCAGCACCAGTTCAAGAACGAAGAGGACTGCCCCTTCTGCGTCGGCCCAAGCAGGACTGACGAAGAATCGCTCATCGTGCACCGGGGAAAGACCTGCTACGTGGTTCTCAACCTGTTCCCGTACAACCCGGGCCACCTGCTGGTCTGCCCGTACCGGCATGTGCCCGACTACACCGACCTCACGCTCGAGGAGACTGCGGAGTTCGCAGAGTTGACGCAGACCGCCA
Above is a window of Arthrobacter pascens DNA encoding:
- a CDS encoding HIT family protein produces the protein MQENTGAGYPGDAGVTDDFDLAGVPDAFQRLWTPHRMAYIKGGQHQFKNEEDCPFCVGPSRTDEESLIVHRGKTCYVVLNLFPYNPGHLLVCPYRHVPDYTDLTLEETAEFAELTQTAMKVLRKVANPGGFNLGMNQGVVGGAGISAHLHQHIVPRWGGDGNFFPIIAQTKAITQTLDEVRQQVSQAWPGETDAE